Within the Maribacter sp. BPC-D8 genome, the region TAAAATTAAAGATAATGGCGGTAATGCAATTGCTATTAAAGCAGATGTAAGCGATAGAGATCAGGTAACTCGGCTATTTGATCAAACTATAGCAGTATTTGGCAAGGTAGACGTATTGGTAAACAACGCTGGTGTCATGTTCAACAAAAAATTGAAAGACAACACTCAAGAAGATTTCAACAAACTTTTCGATGTGAATGTAAAGGGAGTTTTTAATATGTTGCAAGAGGCTGACAGTAAACTATCAGATAATGGTAACATTATCAATATATCTTCTAGCACAGTGAAACTAATGTTCCCTACCTACGCATTATACTCCGCCTCAAAAGCTGCCGTAGAGCAAATGACCAGAGTCTTTTCTAAAGAAATAGGCAGAGGAATTTCAGTTAATGCTTTAGCACCAGGCGCAACAGAAACAGAATTATTCTTAAATGGAAAATCACAAGAGTTCATAGATAAATTAAGTTCAATGAATGCATTTGATAGATTAGCACAGCCTATAGATATTGCAAGAGTTGTTTTATTTTTAGCAAGTGATGATTCTAAATGGATTTCAGGTCAAGTCATTGGCGCTAACGGTGCATTAATATAATCTTATACACATATAAATAACTACCCATGAATTTTAAAATTACCAGCATATTAGTATTAAGTATCATCATCACTTCTTGCAAAGGGGAACAAACTGCTAAAAAAGAAACTAATCAAACTCCTGAATTCACGAATAAAGGAGAAGAATTGGTTTCAAAAATGCTTGAAAAAGTCGGCGATTATAAAACGCTTCGTAGTAAGGAAGATGTCGTGTACACATACACCTACCAGACACCAGATGGTAAAACTGATATTTCAACAGAGAAGTACATTTTCGATGGTGAGTTATCTTATGGAAAGTACGAGCAACACCAAAGAACTTTAAGTGACTTACAGGGTACAATTGAACAAGGTTACGACGGTAAAGAGTTTTGGTTAAAACATAATGGAGAAATTCTAAACGATAGCATTGCCTTAAAAAGAGTTGCTTTTAATAGACCTACTAATTTCTATTGGTTTACCATGTTTCAAAAGTTAATGGACAAAGGCGTTTCGTATGAGTATTTAGGCGAAAAAACCTTAAAAGAAATTCCTTATGAAATTGTAAAAGTGTCCTTCAATTTTGGAGACTCGAAGCCAACAGATATTTATCAGCTATACATTAATAAAAACACATCTCTTGTTGATCAGTTTCTATTTACGGTTGCAGACTTTGGTGCTATGGAAACTCCGAATTTAATGACCTTAGAATATGAAGATGTGGACGGAATGCTTTTCCCTACTAAGCGAAAATATAAGAAATCTACTTGGGAAGCCGCAGTTAGCGACGATCCGTGGATAACCGTTAATTGGTCGAACATTAAATTCAATAACGATTTAGAAAGAAGTGAATTCGAAAAATAAGTGACTGATAATCATAAAATCAAACAAACTATTTTTAAACTTATAATAGCAGACAATCTACCTTTCGGTAGATTGTCTTTTTTTAAACAGTATATTAAGAATTAATCTGACTGAAATAGCTGTAACGAAATTCATGACCATTTTCTAATTTCAGACACCTTGAAGATTAACAAATTTTAATAATTGTTCTTAACAAATTTAAATACATTGCAAGCCTGTTTAAAATGTAACAAAGACCTTATAAGTCTTTAAACAGAACTCAACTCATTTTTTTAATAACCAACTAACTACCAACATAACTTATGTCATCAACCAACAACCACAGCACATTTGAAAACCTGAATGAAGAACAATTACCCGTTGCAAAACATAAGTTACATGATTGGACACATTTTGCAGGCTTATACGCTGCCGAACACGTAGCAGCAACAGAGTTTGTTATCGGTGCTACATTCGTAGCATTAGGGGCTAAAACAATGGATATTATTTTGGGGCTGTTGATCGGTAATATTTTGGCAGTTCTGAGCTGGACGTTTATTACCTCGCCAATTGCAGTAGAAACAAGATTAAGTTTATACACCTACCTCAATAAAATTGCCGGAGATTCTATGACCAAGCTGTACAATTGGGCTAACGTCATTATTTTCTCGGTCATATCTGCCGCCATGATCACCGTATCTGCAACTGCAGTCCGCTTTGCCTTCGATATACCTGCACAGTTAAACTGGTACCCCACCAATATGTGGTTTGTGGTCATCGTTTTCTGCGTAGGCTTAGTTGTAGTTTCTATTGCTTTATACGGATTTAACGCAGTATCAGAATTTTCAGGAATATGCGCACCGTGGCTTTTTGTTATGTTCTCCAGTGGAGCAATGGTTTTATTACCAGCTTTATCTTTGGATGTATTAGGAACAACGTTACCTAACGGATGGAATGATTTGATATCACTCGGAGACCAATCGATTTGGACAGGGGTTGATAGTGCCGGAAAGCCCGGTATCGGACTTGTTGAGGTCATCGGATTCGCCTGGGCTGCAAATACTATTACCCATTTCGGATTAATAGATATGGCGTTATTACGTTTCGCCAAAAAAAAATCTTACGGTCTAGCTACGAGCACAGGTATGATGTTCGGGCATTATGTTGCTTGGATAGCTGCCGGAATTATGGGAGCTGGTGCTGCAGTAATTATCGGTAAATCAATTGTCGAATTAGATCCGGGCGATGTTGCATATTATGCATTGGGCTGGTCTGGTTTCGTAATTGTAATCGTAGCCGGTTGGACGACAGCTATTACTAATTTATATAGAGCAGGTTTAGCTGCACAAGCAATTTTTCATAACCACTCACGAAAGAAAACCACCATAGTTGTTGGTCTAATTACCATTGCAATAGCTTGTTTCCCATTTGTATTCTCACAGATTTTACCATTATTGACCTATGCAGGTTTATTGGTTGTACCCGTTGGTGCAATCGTTTTTACAGAGCATCAGATATTTCCAAGAATTGGATACACCCGTTATTGGTCTCAATACCGCAATTTAACCTTTAGCACACCCGCTATTGTTTCATGGGGATTAGGACTGGTATTTGGCTTTGGCTTAAATGCTTTTAATGTAATGTCTTTCTTCTATTTGTTTATTCCTACATGGATTTTCACTATCGGAGTTTATACGTTTTTAGCTGGTCGTTATGGAGCAAAAGAGAAATACCCAGAAGCAGAAGAGCATGAAAAAGTACGTAATGAGAAAATTGTGGCTTTTCAAGAAAAACAAGCACAATTAGAAACTGTACCTAAGAAAGACACGAGTATTTTTTCTAAAATATTAAGTATAATATCATTGATTGCTTTAATAATAACTCTAGTGCTTGCAGGTATCGTTTTATTTGACAGTGCAAATGAGAACAGCTATATTAATAATAGAGAAATATTTTACACCTATGCATTTGTTTGTACTGTAACTTACTTTGTAACGGCATACTGGGTTTTACTACGTGGCAAATCATTAAACAAAGCTAAAAATGAATAAAGAAATCATGTTGAATAAAGAGAATTTAGCAGCATTAGGCAAGCAAATTCCAATTCCTACTTTTGATAGAGAATCATTAAAATCTGGAATCGTACATGTGGGTGTTGGTGGTTTTCATAGAGCCCACCAAGCCTATTATACTAATCTTCTACACGAAAAAGGAGATGCAACTAATTGGGGTATTTGTGGTATTGGTCTTCGAAAGGGAGATCAGAAGATTCATGATGTGCTACAAAAACAAGACGGACTTTACACATTAATTGTAAAGCATCCTGATGGTAAGATAGATTCACAAGTAATTGGTTCTATTATCGATTTTAAACTTGGTCATGAAACTCCCGATATAGTTATCGACCAAATGGCACATCCTGATACAAAAATAGTTTCTTTGACTATTACAGAAGGTGGCTATAATTTTAATTCGTCGACGGGTGAATTTGATTTTGAGAATGCAGATGTACAGCACGAATTACAACATCCGAATAGTCCTAGAACTATCTACGGATTTTTAACTGCTGCCATTAAGAAAAGACGTGAGCTTGGCTTACCGGCTTTTACGGTAATGTCTTGTGATAATATTCAACACAATGGTGATGTAACAAAAGAAATGCTACTCGCTTTCGCTACCAGACAAGATAAAGAACTGGCTGAATATATTGAAAAAGAAGTTAGTTTCCCAAATAGTATGGTAGATCGTATTACTCCCGTTACTACTCAGTCAGACATTGAATATTTAGAGCAAACCTATAACTTCAAAGACGAATGGCCAGTAACTTGTGAGCCTTTTATACAATGGGTAATTGAAGATAACTTCTCTAATGGTAGACCAGAGTTCGAAAAAGTTGGCGTGCAATTCGTACCAGATGTAAAGCCATATGAAAAAATGAAGCTTCGTTTATTAAATGCAGGTCATTCTGTATTGGGTATTCTAGGAGCTATTCATGGTCATCCAACTATTAACGCTTGCATGGAAGATGATTTATTCGTCACCTATTTAAGAGCGTTTATGGACGAAGAAGCTACTCCGGTTCTAGACCAACTAAAAGGCATCGATTTAACTGCATACAAAGATAGTTTACAAGAACGTTTTGCGAACCCAAATATAAAAGATAGCGTAAGCAGAATTTGCTCAGAGAGTTCTGCAAAATTGCCGAAATTCTTAATAGCAACCATTCAAGATAATTTAGCGAATGGCGGTAGCATTAAATATGCGACTTTAGTAATTGCTGCATGGTGCTATTACAGCGACAAGGGTATTGATAAAAATGGAAACTCTATTGAAATTATTGACGCCATGCAAGAACAACTGCATGCGGCAGCAAGCAAAACAGAAACTGACCCTTTAGCTTTTATTAGACAAGAATCATTATTTGGCAACTTAATCAATGAAGATAGATTCACCAGTTTGTATAGAAAAATGGTTCAGGAAATATACAAAGATGCTGATATTAAGAAACTAATGAAACAAGCTTAACTTAATAGTAAATCGATTTTAGCTAACACTATTAACTCAGACTTATTATTACCTGAGAAAGAACTTGCAATAGCCTTGGCCGTCTTTTTGGTCAAGGTTATTATTTTATCTGAAAATGCATGAGGGTGAATTTTATAAAACTCCTTAAAATCATCAAAACATTCATCACTAGTAATTGAAGACTCCATTAAAACATTAAACACAATTTCAATTTGGTTTGCAGCATCGGTACCATACCGGTCGGTAAAATCATCTATATACAACCAATCTTCTTTTACATACTCCTTAACCTTTTCCCATTCATTGTTATGCACAGTGCCATCACTCATAGCCACGGCATAGAACAACTTGCCTAAATTTTCATAAAGACCATTCATTGTTTTCGGCGTATTTTCCATTTTGTCTTGTCTTAGTTGATTCCTAGTAAAAATATAAAGCAACATGTTATTTTTATATGATAATTATCAGTCTTATTCGATATATTTGAAATATGCAGGATTTCCAGAAAAATAGTGACATTTTTAATTTATTATCAGAAGGTGTTTCAGAAGGCATTATCGTTGTAAATTCTGATCAAATTATTGTAGCCACAAATACGTCATCGCTGCAAATGTTTGGTTACGAGAAAGGCGAACTAATTGGTAAGCCATTAGATATTCTTATTCCCAAAAGATACCATGCCGGTCATGACGCACACGTAGATAATTTTATCGCAAAAAGTGATAAACGCCAAATGGGGCATGGTAGAAATCTATATGGTATCTGTAAAGACGGCAAAGAATTTCCTGTTGAGGCAGGTTTAAATCCGTTTGAATTTTATGGCGCTACCTACGTAATGGCATTGATAATCAATATTACAGAACGTAAAAATAGAGAAGAAGAATTAAGCCATTGGGCACGTATTTTTGATGAATCGCTGAATGAAATTTTTATTTTTGATGCCGATACGTTTAAGTTTTTGAATATAAATAAAGAAGCGCAACGAAATATAGGGTATTCATTTGAAGAGTTATACACAATGACTCCTGTTGACATTAAACCCGATATGGATATTTCTGAATTCAATACCTTGATATCTCCCTTGTTAAAAGATGAGACAGCAAGAGTTAAATTTGAAACCAAACATGGCAGAAAAGACGGAACTAAATACCCCGTCGAAGTTCACCTACAATTATCAAACTTAGGAGAAAAGAAAGTATTTGTAGCTTTTATTTTAGATATTACCGAAAGAAAAAATTACACTGAAAACTTAGAAAATATAGTTGAAGAACGTACCCAACAACTTACAGAAGCTCTGGCGGTTGAGAAAGAATTGAACGAGCTTAAAACACGTTTTTTGTCCCTGGTATCACATGAATTTAAAACCCCTTTAAGCAGTATATTAACATCGATTACCTTACTTGGTAAATATACCGAAACAGAACAACAGCCAAAAAGAGATAAGCACGTAACTACTATTAAGAATAAGGTAAAATATTTAGATACTATACTGAATGATTTTCTATCTGTAGAACGCCTAGAATCTGGAAAGGTGAATTATAAAATCGAAGAATTTCCGCTTAGTAAAACAGTTAATGAGGTAGTATATAACGCAAACATGTTACTTAAATCTGGCCAACAAATACGTTACCCAGAAAACATTGATGAATTAAATATACAATTCGATGAAAAGACCTTAGAATTGGCGTTATCCAATTTAGTACATAATGCTATTAAGTACTCTCCTGAAGATTCCACCATTAATATAAAGGTGGACATAAAAGATACAGGTTACGCCATTAGCGTTATTGATGAAGGCATTGGTATACCAGAAGAAGAGCAAAAACACATATTTAATCGTTATTTTAGAGCAGAGAACGCTTTATTGACACAAGGCACCGGCATTGGTTTAAATATTGCAAAACAACATATAGAGAATTTAGGTGGCAGTCTTGAGTTTTCAAGTGTAGAAAGCAAAGGGTCAACATTCACTCTAAGCATACCTAAATTAAAAACCAACTAGAAGATGAAAAGAATTTTATTGATTGAGGACGACAAAGCCTTACGAGAAAATACCGAAGAACTTTTAGAATTAGCGGGTTATACTGTTATGACGGCACCTAATGGAAAAATAGGTATTACAGCCGCCATTGAGAATTTACCTGACATTATCATTTGCGATATTATGATGCCCGAGGTTGACGGTTATGGTGTTTTAGAAAGTTTAACAAATAATGAAAAGACAAAACAAATACCTTTCATTTTTTTATCTGCAAAAACAGAGCATAAAGAAATAAGAAAAGGAATGGATTTAGGTGCAGATGACTACCTAACCAAACC harbors:
- a CDS encoding mannitol dehydrogenase family protein → MNKEIMLNKENLAALGKQIPIPTFDRESLKSGIVHVGVGGFHRAHQAYYTNLLHEKGDATNWGICGIGLRKGDQKIHDVLQKQDGLYTLIVKHPDGKIDSQVIGSIIDFKLGHETPDIVIDQMAHPDTKIVSLTITEGGYNFNSSTGEFDFENADVQHELQHPNSPRTIYGFLTAAIKKRRELGLPAFTVMSCDNIQHNGDVTKEMLLAFATRQDKELAEYIEKEVSFPNSMVDRITPVTTQSDIEYLEQTYNFKDEWPVTCEPFIQWVIEDNFSNGRPEFEKVGVQFVPDVKPYEKMKLRLLNAGHSVLGILGAIHGHPTINACMEDDLFVTYLRAFMDEEATPVLDQLKGIDLTAYKDSLQERFANPNIKDSVSRICSESSAKLPKFLIATIQDNLANGGSIKYATLVIAAWCYYSDKGIDKNGNSIEIIDAMQEQLHAAASKTETDPLAFIRQESLFGNLINEDRFTSLYRKMVQEIYKDADIKKLMKQA
- a CDS encoding purine-cytosine permease family protein, coding for MSSTNNHSTFENLNEEQLPVAKHKLHDWTHFAGLYAAEHVAATEFVIGATFVALGAKTMDIILGLLIGNILAVLSWTFITSPIAVETRLSLYTYLNKIAGDSMTKLYNWANVIIFSVISAAMITVSATAVRFAFDIPAQLNWYPTNMWFVVIVFCVGLVVVSIALYGFNAVSEFSGICAPWLFVMFSSGAMVLLPALSLDVLGTTLPNGWNDLISLGDQSIWTGVDSAGKPGIGLVEVIGFAWAANTITHFGLIDMALLRFAKKKSYGLATSTGMMFGHYVAWIAAGIMGAGAAVIIGKSIVELDPGDVAYYALGWSGFVIVIVAGWTTAITNLYRAGLAAQAIFHNHSRKKTTIVVGLITIAIACFPFVFSQILPLLTYAGLLVVPVGAIVFTEHQIFPRIGYTRYWSQYRNLTFSTPAIVSWGLGLVFGFGLNAFNVMSFFYLFIPTWIFTIGVYTFLAGRYGAKEKYPEAEEHEKVRNEKIVAFQEKQAQLETVPKKDTSIFSKILSIISLIALIITLVLAGIVLFDSANENSYINNREIFYTYAFVCTVTYFVTAYWVLLRGKSLNKAKNE
- a CDS encoding SDR family oxidoreductase; the protein is MKLEDKVIIITGASRGIGQEVAFLLAENGAKIVVNHSNSEKDAEATVTKIKDNGGNAIAIKADVSDRDQVTRLFDQTIAVFGKVDVLVNNAGVMFNKKLKDNTQEDFNKLFDVNVKGVFNMLQEADSKLSDNGNIINISSSTVKLMFPTYALYSASKAAVEQMTRVFSKEIGRGISVNALAPGATETELFLNGKSQEFIDKLSSMNAFDRLAQPIDIARVVLFLASDDSKWISGQVIGANGALI
- a CDS encoding sensor histidine kinase, with the translated sequence MQDFQKNSDIFNLLSEGVSEGIIVVNSDQIIVATNTSSLQMFGYEKGELIGKPLDILIPKRYHAGHDAHVDNFIAKSDKRQMGHGRNLYGICKDGKEFPVEAGLNPFEFYGATYVMALIINITERKNREEELSHWARIFDESLNEIFIFDADTFKFLNINKEAQRNIGYSFEELYTMTPVDIKPDMDISEFNTLISPLLKDETARVKFETKHGRKDGTKYPVEVHLQLSNLGEKKVFVAFILDITERKNYTENLENIVEERTQQLTEALAVEKELNELKTRFLSLVSHEFKTPLSSILTSITLLGKYTETEQQPKRDKHVTTIKNKVKYLDTILNDFLSVERLESGKVNYKIEEFPLSKTVNEVVYNANMLLKSGQQIRYPENIDELNIQFDEKTLELALSNLVHNAIKYSPEDSTINIKVDIKDTGYAISVIDEGIGIPEEEQKHIFNRYFRAENALLTQGTGIGLNIAKQHIENLGGSLEFSSVESKGSTFTLSIPKLKTN